A single window of Candidatus Methylacidiphilales bacterium DNA harbors:
- a CDS encoding glycosyltransferase family 9 protein gives MKVSLMRFLDALLGVPACIFLTLLRYLGGPTPERPLDMKRRKILFIKLAEQGSTILARPMLQRAAEIFGRNNLYFLVFDDNRFVLDALGIIPTENVITIPHETITQVLFGAIKAIRKARGIGFDFAIDMEFFARSTAALAYLSGARWRIGFHAFHGEAAYRGNLMTHRLICNQHIHTADLFEVMLDAVFEDPRQLPTFGKKIPAYVESSETEAPLYKLRSGELDETRDIVRAASGDKPSHGLPLILLNSNCGDLIPLRRWHEDNYRDLTQRLLRRYPELHVGFTGGPSEKREVEKQVAAIDHPRCFNLAGLTSLRQLMALYFLAEIMVTNDSGPAHFSSLAPIDTVTLFGPENPALFRARSPRSHVFWAGLACSPCVTAANGRNTVCRNNLCMQAINVDDVYQKVCELYEKRRKRKTTRRKTPLRKKPARV, from the coding sequence ATGAAAGTTTCACTCATGCGATTCCTGGATGCATTGCTGGGGGTGCCCGCCTGCATATTCCTCACCCTCTTGCGTTATCTGGGGGGCCCGACGCCCGAGCGCCCGCTCGACATGAAACGGCGCAAAATCCTGTTCATCAAGCTTGCCGAACAGGGATCGACCATCCTCGCCCGCCCCATGCTGCAGCGGGCCGCCGAAATCTTCGGCAGGAACAACCTTTATTTTCTCGTGTTCGACGACAACCGTTTTGTCCTCGATGCCCTTGGGATCATTCCCACCGAAAATGTCATCACCATCCCGCACGAAACCATTACGCAAGTCCTGTTCGGCGCCATCAAAGCCATCAGGAAGGCGCGCGGTATCGGTTTTGATTTCGCAATCGACATGGAATTTTTTGCCCGCTCCACCGCTGCACTGGCTTATCTCAGCGGCGCGCGCTGGCGCATCGGGTTCCATGCCTTTCATGGCGAGGCGGCATACCGCGGCAATTTGATGACCCACCGCTTGATCTGCAACCAGCACATCCACACCGCCGATCTCTTCGAAGTCATGCTCGACGCCGTTTTTGAAGACCCACGCCAGCTCCCCACTTTCGGCAAAAAAATTCCCGCTTATGTGGAATCCTCCGAAACCGAAGCGCCGTTGTATAAACTCCGGTCCGGCGAATTGGATGAAACACGCGACATCGTGCGTGCGGCGTCGGGCGATAAACCTTCGCACGGACTGCCTCTCATTCTGCTCAACTCCAATTGCGGCGACCTCATCCCCTTGCGCCGCTGGCATGAGGACAATTACCGGGACCTGACCCAGCGCCTCCTGCGCCGCTATCCTGAACTGCATGTCGGATTCACCGGCGGCCCCTCGGAAAAGCGGGAGGTCGAAAAGCAGGTCGCGGCCATCGATCATCCGCGTTGTTTCAATCTGGCCGGACTCACTTCGCTCCGGCAGTTGATGGCGCTTTATTTTCTTGCCGAAATTATGGTGACCAACGACAGCGGTCCGGCTCACTTTTCATCCCTGGCGCCGATTGACACCGTCACCTTGTTTGGCCCGGAGAATCCGGCCCTGTTTCGCGCACGTTCCCCGCGCAGCCATGTGTTCTGGGCCGGGCTGGCCTGCAGTCCCTGCGTGACCGCCGCCAACGGGCGAAATACCGTCTGCCGGAATAATCTCTGCATGCAGGCCATCAACGTCGATGACGTGTATCAGAAGGTCTGCGAGCTGTACGAAAAACGCCGCAAACGGAAGACGACCAGGCGGAAAACTCCACTCCGCAAAAAACCTGCGCGGGTTTAG